The Lacticaseibacillus pabuli region AGTTCGGCCAATTGGTGACTGGTCCACGTCGACGACCTTTTCCAACTTCTCCCAACCCTTGATGCTCTTGTACTTACCAGGCTTTTCAGAGTTGTGGTTCATCTTCTGTTTCAAAGCACGCTTCAAAATGGAATTAACCAAGGTGGACTTGCCAGAGCCAGACACACCGGTGACCCCGATGAATTCACCGAGTGGAAAATCGACCTTGATGTTCTTCAGGTTATGGTCAGCGGCGCCTGTGATGGTGACTTTCTCGCCATTCCCCTTGCGCCGTTTGGTTGGCACTGGGATGAACTTTTTACCAGACAGGTACTGCCCAGTTAATGAATGCGCCGCACGCATCACTTGCTTCGGCGTGCCAGCAGCCATCACGCGGCCACCATGTTCACCGGCACCAGGGCCAATATCGATGATGTAGTCTGACGCGAGCATGGTGTCCTCATCATGTTCGACGACAACCAGCGTGTTGCCGAGGTCACGCATCTTCTTCAGTGACCGAATCAAACGGTCGTTATCACGTTGGTGCAACCCGATTGAGGGTTCATCCAGCACGTAAAGCACGCCAGACAGGTTCGACCCAATCTGCGTTGCCAGACGAATCCGCTGCGCCTCGCCACCAGACAGGGTCCCAGCTGAACGAGATAACGTCAGGTATTCCAAGCCCACATTAATCAGGAAACTCAGGCGATCCCGAACCTCCTTGACGATTGGCTGGGCAATCACCTTGTTCGACTCACTGAGCTTGAGCCCATTGAAGAATGGCAGTGCGTTCTTAATGGCGTAGTCGGAGACTTCAGCGATATCCTGACCCGCAACCTTCACAGACAGGGCCTGACGATTCAAACGTTTGCCGTGGCACACTGGGCAGGTTAATGCGGTCATGTACTGACGCATCTGCTGACGGGTGAAGTCACTGCTCCGGGGACTGTGGTAACGGCGGTCAATGTTGGGAATAACCCCTTCAAATGGGATATCCATATCCTTTAAGCCACCAAAATCACTCTGGACGTGGAAGTGGAACTCCTTGGTGCCATTCCCATTCAGAATAATGTCCTGTTGCTTCTTGGTCAGCTTGTTAAAGGGCACGTTCATTGGGACGCCAAACGTTGTGGCGGCCTGCTCAAGCATCGTGGGGTAGTAAGTCGAAGTTGGTGAATTCCAAGGCACAATTGCGCCTTCCGCCAAGGTCAAACTACGATCAGGCACAACCAGGTCAATATCAGGCGTGACCTTCTGACCCAGTCCGTCACATTCAGGGCAAGCCCCAAACGGCGCGTTAAACGAAAACAGACGCGGTTCCAATTCACCCACGGAGAAGCCACAAATTGGGCAAGCATAGTGCTCGGAAAAAATCAGGGGCTCACCGTCAATGACATCGGCCACCGCGTAGCCTTCAGACAAGCGCAGTGCGGCTTCAAAGGAATCAAACAAACGGGAGCGGACTTCTGGCTTCACCACAATTCGGTCAATCACGATGTCGATGTCATGAAATTTCTTGGCATCGAGCTCGTAGTTGGGGTCCACGTCAACAATCTCGCCGTCGACACGCATGCGGACGTATCCTTCACGCTGAATCTTGGCGAACACCTTCTTGTGCGCACCCTTCTTACGGCGAATGATGGGGCTTAGCAGCTGAATACGGGTGCGCTCGGGCAAGGCCATGACCTTGTTCACCATTTGTTCAACCGACTGGCTGACAATTGGCGTCCCGTCGTTAGGACAGATTGGGGTCCCAATCCGCGCCCACAGCAAACGCAAGTAGTCATTGATTTCGGTAACCGTCCCCACCGTACTCCGGGGGTTCTTGGACGTCGTCTTTTGATCAATCGAAATGGCAGGTGACAAGCCGTCAATAGAATCCACGTCAGGTTTATCCATCTGGCCCAAGAACTGCCGGGCGTATGCGGACAAACTTTCGACATAGCGCCGTTGACCCTCGGCATACAGGGTGTCGAACGCCAGTGAGCTCTTTCCAGACCCAGACAAGCCGGTCACAACAACCAGTTTGTCCCGCGGAATGGTCACATCGATGTCCTTCAAATTATGGCTACGGGCGCCATGAATCACAATTTTATCGTTTGCCATTAATTTCTCCCCTAATTTGCTTCCAGTTCTAGGATGGTATCACGCAAGCTGGCCGCTTGTTCGAAGTCCAACTTCTTGGCAGCTGCCTGCATCTGTTCGCGCAGGTTCTTAATGACTTCCTTCTTTTCGGACTTGGACATATCCTCCAGGTCGACTTGAGCGAAGCTCTTACCCTTATCTGCATCCACATCCGCCGTCTTAACAGCACTGATGTTATCACGAATCGGCTTAATGATGGTCTTCGGTGTAATCCCGTGGTCCTTGTTGTATTTCTCCTGGATGGCACGCCGCCGCGCGGTGGCATCAATCGCGGCTTTCATCGAATCCGTGATGTTATCCGCGTACATGATGACCTTCCCGTGTTCGTTACGGCTAGCACGACCAATCGTTTGGATGAGTGACCGTTCCGCGCGCAGGAAGCCTTCCTTATCGGCATCCAGGATGGCAATCAGGCTCACTTCTGGCACGTCAATCCCTTCACGCAGGAGGTTAATCCCGATGAGGACATCAAACTTGCCCAGGCGCAGGTCACGAATAATCTGGGTCCGCTCCAAGGTCTTAATGTCAGAATGCAGGTACTTGACCTTAATGCCGAGGTCCTTCATGTAGTCGGTCAGGTCTTCCGCCATCTTCTTAGTCAACGTCGTGATGAAGACACGCTCGTGCTTTTCGACCCGCTTGTTAATCTCCCCGACCAAATCATCAATCTGGCCCATGATTGGACGCACTTCAATTTTAGGATCAAGTAGCCCGGTTGGCCGAATAATTTGCTCCGCAATATCCTTCTTTGGCACCCGGTCCAGTTCGTATGGACCTGGCGTTGCCGAAACATACAAAATCCGGTTAACATGCTTCTCAAACTCGTCTAACTTCAGCGGCCGGTTGTCCAGCGCACTGGGCAGGCGGAAACCGTAATCAATCAGAACCTGTTTCCGGGCACGGTCCCCGTTGTACATTGCACGCACCTGCGGCATCGTAACATGACTTTCATCCACCATGATATTGAAGTCTTTGGGGAAAAAGTCGAGCAGTGTGTAAGGCGGCTCGCCGGGTTTGCGACCGTCCATGTGCCGCGAGTAGTTCTCGACCCCACTCGTGTAGCCCATTTCACGGAGCATTTCGATATCGTAATTGGTCCGCTGTTCGAGACGCTGCGCTTCGAGCAGCTTGCCATCATCGCGCAACACCTTGAGCCGCTCGTCCAGTTCCTTGGCAATCCCGTCGATGGCGGTATCCATCCGGTCATCAGCAGTCAAGAAATGGGTCGCTGGGAAGATGGCCACGTGATCCCGCGTGCCGACAATTTCACCCGTCAGCGCGTCGACTTCGGTAATTCTGTCGATCTCGTCGCCAAAGAACTCAACACGAATCGCGTGTTCATCCCCACTAGCTGGGAAAATTTCAACGACATCCCCGCGCACACGGAAGCGCCCGCGCTGGAAGTCAATATCATTGCGGTCGTACTGAATGTCCACGAGCCGGCGCAGCAAGGTGTTCCGGTCCATCTCCATCCCAACGTGCAGGCTAATCAGGTGATCAAAGTACTCCTTTGGGTCCCCTAATCCGAAGATGCTGGAAACCGAGGCCACAACAATGACGTCACTCCGCGTCAGCAAGGAGCTGGTCGCAGAGTGGCGCAACTGGTCGATTTCGTCGTTAATGGCGGAGTCTTTTTCGATATACGTATCAGAACTCGGCACATAGGCTTCGGGCTGGTAGTAATCATAGTAGGACACAAAGTATTCAACCGCATTGTTCGGGAAGAACTGCTTGAATTCACCGTACAACTGGCCAGCTAGGGTTTTGTTATGCGACAAAATAAGCGTTGGTTTGCCGAGCTGCGCAATCACGTTACTCATCGTGAAGGTTTTCCCAGTCCCAGTAGCGCCCCACAGAATTTCTTCCTTTTCGCCGGCTCTAAACCCCTTCACGAGCTTATCAATCGCCTGCTGCTGATCCCCCGCTGGTTTGTATGGCGAAACCAACTCAAAAGGTCTAATTTCACGCGTATCTGCCATAGTTGTACTCCTCCTCACCTAACGGCCATGTAACCCAACAAAAAGGACCGGAACGCCAGTCCTGGTCCTTTCTAGGTATGCTCACGGCACCATTTACTAGTGCACTAATAATAACACAGCGAACAAACATTCGCTAGTAATGCACCTTAACCTTGGTGCCCACTTTAATATTTTTGAAAATCCACTTGGCATCCGCGACGGTCAGCCGCACGCAGCCGTGCGAGCCTGGCTTTTTGCCAAGCTTGGCAGCCTCTTTTGGAATGTAATGGCCCTGCAAATCGGTCGGGACACTGTGAAAGAGATAAACGCCGTGACGGTAGAAACTGGTGTAGTAATTCGCACCCATCTGCTCACTACCGTTGAAGAAGGATTGGCCGCGCTCCGATTGAATCTTGAAGTGGCCCGTCGGTGTCGTGTGTTTGACGCCACTCGAGGCATACATGGTATAGAGCAAAGTGTGGCCGTCCTTCAAGAAAACGCGTTGTTTACTCAGATCCACGTCCAGCCACAGCTTTTTATGCTGACTCGGTTTCGGATATGGTTTGGCCTGCGATGGCCGGCGCCAATTAACGGGCTGCGCCGCCTTGCGCTTAGCCGCAGCGGCATCAGCTTGGGCCTGCTTGCGTGCCGCGACCCGTTTGCGGGCGGCCACTTGACTGCTACGCACTGCATCCGCAGCGGCCTGGGCACGCGTGTGATTGTAGCTGCGCAGCCCTAGCAGCGCGATAATCAATACAAACGCAACGGGAACGAAGACCTTAAAGATTGGCCACCGGAGCTTACGTGTTGTTAGCACGCCCCTGAGCCACGTCAGCAGGCGCTTCATTTGTGCATTATTCACTTCCGCGCCTCCCTCATTATTACTACTTTTATCAATTTTAACATGGGAGGCTAATACGTGGTATTCCTTAATGTGCTACTTAAGGATTTCCCTAGTCATAGCGACCAGCTGATCACGTTCGACAAAGTCACTGTCCAGCATATCGGGCAGGACGTCCGAAATAAAGTACTGGACGGAAGGCATGTCGCGGAAAGTCGCAATTGTGCGCAAGCTCTCCTGATACATCTCCATGAAGACGTGCTCCGGATTGCCCTTTTCGATTTCGCCATAGCCTTCGTAGAGTAAGTCCACCTTATCGGATACACTCAAGATGCGGCCCTCGAGCGTGTCGTCTTTACCTTCGCCCAAACGCCGCCGGTAGATATCCTGGAACCGTTCTGGAATCTCACCCGTAATAAAGTTTTCCGTCATGCTGTCCTCGACCCGTGCCAACATCTGCCGCAGGGTTGGGGTGGCGTACTTAACCGGCGTCTTGATATCGCCAATGAACCGTTCCGTGTAGTCATGGTTGAGCGACTTCTCGTACAGACGTTGCCAATTGACCGGATTGCCGGACTGTTCCTCAATGTCGCCGAGCATCTGGGCAATCGAAGCAACTTTAAAACTGTGCGCTGCCACTGAGTGTTCTTGGTACTTAAACGCGCCGGGTGCACGCCGCAGTGTTTCCAAATCGCTTAAACCCTTGATGTACTGATGCAATCCCATCAAAAAGACCTCCTCAAAATTGTTGTGCTAATGCTAACACAAGCTAAGAGGAGGCGCAAAGGACAATTTTTATAAATTAATCGACGCTATCGGCAAAATCACTCAGGGCCTGCGCATAGCTGGCCAGACGCTTCTGGGCGGCGTCTTGACTATCGGCAGAAACTCCGATGTAGAACTTAACCTTTGGCTCCGTACCGCTTGGGCGAATGGCAATCCAGGTGTCGTCCGTCAGGTAGTACTTCAGGACGTCTGACGTAGGCAAAGTCAGCTCAGACTGTTTGCCATCAGCAGCCGTCGCAACACCCGTTTGGTAATCCTCAGTCCGCGTAACGGCAGTGCCGGCAAAGTTGTCGGGGTTCTGCTTGCGGAAGGCGTCCATCAGCGCCTGCATGCGCTTAGGACCGGTCACGCCATCAAACTCGAGTGAGGTCGTGCTTTCGGAAAAGTAACCATACTTGGCATAGAGCTCTTCCATTGCATCCGCCAGGGTCATGCCACGCTCTTGGTAATAAGCGGCAACTTCTGACAGCAGCAGTGTGGATTGAACCGCATCCTTGTCGCGA contains the following coding sequences:
- the uvrA gene encoding excinuclease ABC subunit UvrA, with protein sequence MANDKIVIHGARSHNLKDIDVTIPRDKLVVVTGLSGSGKSSLAFDTLYAEGQRRYVESLSAYARQFLGQMDKPDVDSIDGLSPAISIDQKTTSKNPRSTVGTVTEINDYLRLLWARIGTPICPNDGTPIVSQSVEQMVNKVMALPERTRIQLLSPIIRRKKGAHKKVFAKIQREGYVRMRVDGEIVDVDPNYELDAKKFHDIDIVIDRIVVKPEVRSRLFDSFEAALRLSEGYAVADVIDGEPLIFSEHYACPICGFSVGELEPRLFSFNAPFGACPECDGLGQKVTPDIDLVVPDRSLTLAEGAIVPWNSPTSTYYPTMLEQAATTFGVPMNVPFNKLTKKQQDIILNGNGTKEFHFHVQSDFGGLKDMDIPFEGVIPNIDRRYHSPRSSDFTRQQMRQYMTALTCPVCHGKRLNRQALSVKVAGQDIAEVSDYAIKNALPFFNGLKLSESNKVIAQPIVKEVRDRLSFLINVGLEYLTLSRSAGTLSGGEAQRIRLATQIGSNLSGVLYVLDEPSIGLHQRDNDRLIRSLKKMRDLGNTLVVVEHDEDTMLASDYIIDIGPGAGEHGGRVMAAGTPKQVMRAAHSLTGQYLSGKKFIPVPTKRRKGNGEKVTITGAADHNLKNIKVDFPLGEFIGVTGVSGSGKSTLVNSILKRALKQKMNHNSEKPGKYKSIKGWEKLEKVVDVDQSPIGRTPRSNPATYTGVFDDIRGLFAQTTEAKLRGYQKGRFSFNTRGGRCENCKGDGIIKIEMNFLPDVYVPCEVCHGSRYNSETLEVTYKGKNISDVLNMTVAEALDFFAPIPKIARKLQTIVDVGLGYVALGQSATTLSGGEAQRMKLASELQKRSTGQNFYILDEPTTGLHTDDIKRLLGVLQRLVDEGNTVLVIEHNLDVIKSADYLIDLGPEGGDGGGQVVATGTPEEIAKVKASYTGQYLGPVMERDEARAAKADSKAKA
- the uvrB gene encoding excinuclease ABC subunit UvrB; the encoded protein is MADTREIRPFELVSPYKPAGDQQQAIDKLVKGFRAGEKEEILWGATGTGKTFTMSNVIAQLGKPTLILSHNKTLAGQLYGEFKQFFPNNAVEYFVSYYDYYQPEAYVPSSDTYIEKDSAINDEIDQLRHSATSSLLTRSDVIVVASVSSIFGLGDPKEYFDHLISLHVGMEMDRNTLLRRLVDIQYDRNDIDFQRGRFRVRGDVVEIFPASGDEHAIRVEFFGDEIDRITEVDALTGEIVGTRDHVAIFPATHFLTADDRMDTAIDGIAKELDERLKVLRDDGKLLEAQRLEQRTNYDIEMLREMGYTSGVENYSRHMDGRKPGEPPYTLLDFFPKDFNIMVDESHVTMPQVRAMYNGDRARKQVLIDYGFRLPSALDNRPLKLDEFEKHVNRILYVSATPGPYELDRVPKKDIAEQIIRPTGLLDPKIEVRPIMGQIDDLVGEINKRVEKHERVFITTLTKKMAEDLTDYMKDLGIKVKYLHSDIKTLERTQIIRDLRLGKFDVLIGINLLREGIDVPEVSLIAILDADKEGFLRAERSLIQTIGRASRNEHGKVIMYADNITDSMKAAIDATARRRAIQEKYNKDHGITPKTIIKPIRDNISAVKTADVDADKGKSFAQVDLEDMSKSEKKEVIKNLREQMQAAAKKLDFEQAASLRDTILELEAN
- a CDS encoding L,D-transpeptidase, with the translated sequence MNNAQMKRLLTWLRGVLTTRKLRWPIFKVFVPVAFVLIIALLGLRSYNHTRAQAAADAVRSSQVAARKRVAARKQAQADAAAAKRKAAQPVNWRRPSQAKPYPKPSQHKKLWLDVDLSKQRVFLKDGHTLLYTMYASSGVKHTTPTGHFKIQSERGQSFFNGSEQMGANYYTSFYRHGVYLFHSVPTDLQGHYIPKEAAKLGKKPGSHGCVRLTVADAKWIFKNIKVGTKVKVHY
- a CDS encoding HD domain-containing protein, which produces MGLHQYIKGLSDLETLRRAPGAFKYQEHSVAAHSFKVASIAQMLGDIEEQSGNPVNWQRLYEKSLNHDYTERFIGDIKTPVKYATPTLRQMLARVEDSMTENFITGEIPERFQDIYRRRLGEGKDDTLEGRILSVSDKVDLLYEGYGEIEKGNPEHVFMEMYQESLRTIATFRDMPSVQYFISDVLPDMLDSDFVERDQLVAMTREILK